A single genomic interval of Sander lucioperca isolate FBNREF2018 chromosome 9, SLUC_FBN_1.2, whole genome shotgun sequence harbors:
- the rpgrip1 gene encoding protein fantom isoform X4, producing MSPVMDETAGDLPVRDVGPMRGGLMPTVPDTLRDVKSWRKHHVMKTKADPQRLFRFPREHLEDLCLRLQEENSVLGQHTRTQEQRLRRMSTRLIRLRQARPGSSAVKERDMEETIQELEARVAMLESQKAVLQNKLSLAKQHIMDIGGRTPYKFSKGKSMEVEGGVRRAAQTAPPRYGPTLEDTRAEMERFRSSVTEQVRAAELELTAQVLRDTLREKEKEIEGTVRDIRKQQADRHRITISENVDQIRLQKQLSDKSTALRVTQEKFNTLQEAYENQLEESQRSLRESQGALLEKVEELTEQLKHERQRALALEGQLTTSTLSLQTLDRLQERILDLEGERDLIKENYDTLLESTLSVQSKYEGNGEQHTEANQRREEQVENISGTDIQRLEEMLQAERGERGRLELELEKLRREKEMLEEKWEQERAFSVTRDRREHLEQEVLQYKEQVSALQDRLDSVTKEFDMSVEDLSETLIQIKAFRMQQESRTKLHFLWANEKVEDSPHVLANIQASHAETVLELQKTRNLLLLEHRISKDLQEELNTVNQKIDREREESRRRMAEKDKLLSKRALQINALQAQLKELAYSPRNYKRTIPIQYTWPAGDQEVVQSIEDDLPFSQLRTGESLLEIHLKAATFTPAGLRTMGSICHEDTVTFCTYSLLDFEVHSTPLVSGSQPNYGFTSRYALTARDLGRLGGQGSRVRVELHQAMGGVKFVTHGSGQMSLMGAMERRGERVSGHINITGAEGEHVGVVDFWVRLFHAAEPLDTVAERGADRRTATWRSPVQISLGWQDAGQEELHDYGGGIPNELVVMLERCVGLNARWPGLLPDAYLTYRFYDLPPHVSPTVQSSADPVFSDITSYPLAVTADVLHYLRSSSLWVYVFDDSDDQIPPAYLAKTPIPLQALATGREIRGDYVLRDPAGGPRGMARVWIKWKYPFQPSVDTVLGGQGRQDRAMASTEREERRREEPEASQRPIAKPRVKTQLFEPRETKAVQKETLPRPPPVKQNRSQNIRPEQPTSVKPLVTDRKRSTKRSPDLYHDTAHLTLKPRLTTHSHLPTRNTSSRRSSASSARTQDLPSVGQVSMEEEEEEEEEEEEERSESAAAGDSEAPESSESSSSQSDIIIMPPKRKMRKGDKLRVEIMSLMFEPSSHVALDKSVQRVYVEYRLLGVPMETTETPMSLRKPTNGEEIHYNFTRVIYVDGSQSAPLRQYLYTMLEGRDPNQGRLKFTVVSEPMDDEEECVDVGHAFLDLQELLLTGNDVSDQQIDVVSVDEDKEVIGNLKVSLEAAKALTGIYQEFHQKRETKKEDDTDAEEEEEKEEEEQEGEKKKDEIVIEYEDDSDF from the exons ATGTCGCCAGTGATGGACGAGACAGCCGGGGATCTCCCAGTCAGAGACGTGGGACCGATGAGGGGGGGGCTGATGCCAACTGTCCCAG ATACCCTGCGTGATGTGAAGTCATGGAGGAAGCATCATGTCATGAAGACAAAAG CAGATCCTCAGCGCCTGTTTCGGTTTCCCAGAGAGCATCTGGAGGACCTGTGTCTCAGACTGCAAGAGGAAAACAGTGTGCTAGGACAACACACTCGTACACAGGAGCAAAGGCTACGCAG GATGTCCACCAGACTGATTCGTCTCCGTCAGGCCCGTCCTGGGTCCAGTGCTGTGAAGGAGAGGGACATGGAGGAGACCATACAGGAGCTGGAAGCCCGCGTGGCTATGCTGGAGAGCCAGAAAGCAGTGCTGCAGAACAAGCTGAGCCTGGCTAAGCAGCACATTATGGACATTGGGGGACGCACGCCATACAAGTTCAGTAAAG GTAAAAGTATGGAAGTGGAGGGCGGAGTCAGGAGGGCTGCCCAGACTGCCCCGCCCCGCTACGGACCCACGCTGGAAGACACCagggcagagatggagagatt CAGGTCCAGTGTGACAGAGCAGGTGAGGGCTGCAGAGCTGGAGCTGACTGCCCAGGTGCTCAGAGACAcgctgagagagaaagagaaagagatagagggaactgtgagagacataaggAAGCAACAGGCTGACAGACACAG AATAACTATTAGCGAGAACGTGGATCAGATCCGTCTACAAAAGCAGCTTTCAGACAAGAGCACTGCCCTGAGAGTCACCCAGGAGAAGTTCAACACCCTGCAAGAG GCATATGAGAATCAGCTGGAGGAG AGTCAGAGATCACTGAGGGAAAGTCAGGGAGCTCTGCTGGAGAAAGTGGAGGAGCTGACTGAACAGCTGAAgcatgagagacagagagcactGGCACTGGAGGGACAACTTACCACCTCTACCCTGTCTCTACAGACCCTGGACAGG CTACAGGAGCGGATATTAGAcctggagggagagagggatctAATAAAAGAAAACTATGACACTCTGCTAGAGAG TACTTTATCTGTGCAAAGCAAGTACGAAGGCAATGGTGAACAACATACAGAAGCGAATCAGAGGAGGGAGGAACAGGTAGAAAACATCAGCGGGACGGACATCCAGAGACTGGAGGAAATGCTGCAagcagagaggggggagagaggcaggctggagctggagctggagaaACTGAGACGAGAGAAGGAGATGTTAGAGGAGAAGTGGGAGCAAGAAAGAG CGTTTTCTGTGACGAGAGACAGACGAGAGCATCTGGAACAGGAGGTTCTCCAGTACAAAGAGCAGGTTTCTGCTCTGCAGGACAGACTGGACTCTGTCACCAAG GAGTTTGACATGAGTGTTGAGGATCTCAGTGAAACTCTTATACAGATCAAG GCATTTAGGATGCAGCAGGAGAGCAGGACGAAGCTGCATTTCCTCTGGGCTAATGAGAAGGTGGAGGATTCGCCCCATGTGCTGGCAAACATCCAGGCATCGCATGCTGAGACTGTGCTGGAACTACAGAAAACCAGAAACCTTCTACTGCTGGAGCACCGTATCAGTAAAGAcctgcag GAAGAGTTGAACACAGTCAACCAgaagatagacagagagagggaggagagcaggAGGAGAATGGCAGAAAAAGACAAACTTTTATCAAAAAGAGCTCTTCAGATCAACGCTTTACAAG CTCAATTAAAAGAGTTAGCATACAGCCCCAGGAACTACAAACGGACCATACCAATACAGTACACCTGGCCAGCTGGAGACCAGGAAGTGGTACAGTCCATTGAGGACGACCTGCCTTTCTCTCAGCTGAGGACTGGGGAGTCACTGTTGGAGATCCACCTTAAG GCGGCCACCTTCACCCCAGCAGGGCTTCGTACTATGGGCAGCATCTGTCATGAAGACACTGTGACCTTCTGCACCTACAGCCTCTTGGACTTTGAGGTGCACTCCACCCCTCTGGTGTCAGGCAGTCAGCCCAACTACGGCTTCACGTCCCGCTACGCTCTAACAGCCAGAGACCTGGGCAGGCTGGGAGGCCAGGGGTCAAGGGTCAGAGTGGAGCTCCACCAGGCGATGGGAGGGGTCAAGTTTGTGACGCATGGAAGTGGGCAGATGTCCCTCATGGGTGCTATGGAAAGGAGAGGGGAGCGTGTCAGTGGACATATCAATATCACAG GCGCCGAGGGTGAACATGTTGGTGTTGTGGATTTCTGGGTGCGCCTGTTTCATGCTGCAGAGCCGCTAGACACTGTGGCAGAGAGAGGAGCTGACAGGAGAACAGCGACATGGAGGAGTCCTGTGCAGATCTCTCTTGGCTGGCAAGATGCTGGTCAGGAG GAGTTACATGACTACGGTGGGGGGATCCCCAATGAGTTGGTGGTTATGTTGGAACGCTGTGTGGGCCTTAATGCTCGCTGGCCTGGACTTCTTCCTGACGCCTACCTGACATACAGGTTCTACGACCTGCCGCCTCATGTCTCTCCAACAGTCCAGTCCAGCGCTGACCCCGTGTTCAGTGATATCACCAGCTACCCACTTGCAGTAACAGCTGATGTGTTGCACTACCTGAG GTCCAGCAGTTTGTGGGTGTATGTGTTTGATGACAGCGATGACCAGATACCGCCAGCCTATCTGGCCAAGACCCCCATCCCACTGCAAGCCCTGGCTACAGGCAGAGAGATCAGAg GTGACTATGTTCTCAGGGATCCAGCTGGTGGACCTCGGGGCATGGCTAGGGTCTGGATAAAATGGAAGTACCCCTTCCAACCATCAGTGGACACTGTGCTGGGAGGACAGGGAAGACAGGACAGAGCAATGGCAAGCactgagagggaggagaggaggagagaggagcctGAAGCATCACAGAGGCCTATAGCCAAACCCAGAGTGAAG ACTCAGCTATTTGAGCCAAGAGAAACCAAAGCAGTGCAGAAAGAGACTTTG CCTCGGCCTCCACCTGTGAAACAGAACAGATCACAGAACATACGACCAGAGCAACCCACCTCCGTGAAACCGCTGGTCACAGACAGGAAGAGATCCACCAAGAGGTCACCTGACCTTTACCACGACACAGCACATCTGACGCTCAAGCCAAGACTGACCACACACTCTCATTTGCCAACAAGAAA CACATCATCGAGGCGAAGCTCTGCCAGCAGTGCCAGGACTCAG GACCTTCCCTCTGTGGGTCAGGTGTcaatggaggaagaggaagaggaggaggaggaggaggaggaggagaggagtgagAGTG CTGCAGCAGGAGACAGTGAAGCCCCAGAGTCTTCAGAGTCAAGTTCCTCACAAAGCGACATTATTATCATGCCACCAAAACGGAAAATGAGGAAG GGAGACAAGCTGAGAGTCGAGATTATGTCCCTGATGTTTGAACCGTCCTCACACGTGGCGCTGGACAAATCAGTGCAGCGTGTTTATGTGGAATACCGGCTGCTGGGTGTCCCCATGGAGACGACAGAAACGCCCATGTCTCTCCGCAAACCCACAAATGGGGAGGAGATTCACTACAACTTCACACGAG tgATTTATGTGGATGGTTCACAGTCAGCTCCACTCAGACAATATCTTTACACCATGTTAGAGGGCAGGGACCCCAACCAGGGCAG GTTAAAGTTCACAGTAGTCAGTGAGCCGATGGACGATGAGGAGGAGTGTGTGGACGTTGGACATGCTTTTCTGGACCTACAAGAACTTCTCCTCACTGGAAATGACGTCAGCGACCAACAAATTGATG TGGTGAGTGTAGATGAAGACAAAGAGGTGATAGGCAATCTCAAAGTGTCTCTGGAAGCAGCGAAAGCTCTGACCGGGATATACCAGGAGTTTCACCAGAAGAGAGAGACCAAGAAAGAAGATGATACAGAtgcggaggaagaggaagagaaagaagaagaggagcaagagggagagaagaaaaaagatgaaatagTGATAGAGTACGAGGATGATAGTGACTTCTGA
- the rpgrip1 gene encoding protein fantom isoform X1: protein MSPVMDETAGDLPVRDVGPMRGGLMPTVPDTLRDVKSWRKHHVMKTKADPQRLFRFPREHLEDLCLRLQEENSVLGQHTRTQEQRLRRMSTRLIRLRQARPGSSAVKERDMEETIQELEARVAMLESQKAVLQNKLSLAKQHIMDIGGRTPYKFSKGKSMEVEGGVRRAAQTAPPRYGPTLEDTRAEMERFRSSVTEQVRAAELELTAQVLRDTLREKEKEIEGTVRDIRKQQADRHRITISENVDQIRLQKQLSDKSTALRVTQEKFNTLQEAYENQLEESQRSLRESQGALLEKVEELTEQLKHERQRALALEGQLTTSTLSLQTLDRLQERILDLEGERDLIKENYDTLLESTLSVQSKYEGNGEQHTEANQRREEQVENISGTDIQRLEEMLQAERGERGRLELELEKLRREKEMLEEKWEQERAFSVTRDRREHLEQEVLQYKEQVSALQDRLDSVTKEFDMSVEDLSETLIQIKAFRMQQESRTKLHFLWANEKVEDSPHVLANIQASHAETVLELQKTRNLLLLEHRISKDLQEELNTVNQKIDREREESRRRMAEKDKLLSKRALQINALQAQLKELAYSPRNYKRTIPIQYTWPAGDQEVVQSIEDDLPFSQLRTGESLLEIHLKAATFTPAGLRTMGSICHEDTVTFCTYSLLDFEVHSTPLVSGSQPNYGFTSRYALTARDLGRLGGQGSRVRVELHQAMGGVKFVTHGSGQMSLMGAMERRGERVSGHINITGAEGEHVGVVDFWVRLFHAAEPLDTVAERGADRRTATWRSPVQISLGWQDAGQEELHDYGGGIPNELVVMLERCVGLNARWPGLLPDAYLTYRFYDLPPHVSPTVQSSADPVFSDITSYPLAVTADVLHYLRSSSLWVYVFDDSDDQIPPAYLAKTPIPLQALATGREIRGDYVLRDPAGGPRGMARVWIKWKYPFQPSVDTVLGGQGRQDRAMASTEREERRREEPEASQRPIAKPRVKTQLFEPRETKAVQKETLPRPPPVKQNRSQNIRPEQPTSVKPLVTDRKRSTKRSPDLYHDTAHLTLKPRLTTHSHLPTRNSSPSTSSRRSSASSARTQDLPSVGQVSMEEEEEEEEEEEEERSESAAAGDSEAPESSESSSSQSDIIIMPPKRKMRKGDKLRVEIMSLMFEPSSHVALDKSVQRVYVEYRLLGVPMETTETPMSLRKPTNGEEIHYNFTRVIYVDGSQSAPLRQYLYTMLEGRDPNQGRLKFTVVSEPMDDEEECVDVGHAFLDLQELLLTGNDVSDQQIDVVSVDEDKEVIGNLKVSLEAAKALTGIYQEFHQKRETKKEDDTDAEEEEEKEEEEQEGEKKKDEIVIEYEDDSDF from the exons ATGTCGCCAGTGATGGACGAGACAGCCGGGGATCTCCCAGTCAGAGACGTGGGACCGATGAGGGGGGGGCTGATGCCAACTGTCCCAG ATACCCTGCGTGATGTGAAGTCATGGAGGAAGCATCATGTCATGAAGACAAAAG CAGATCCTCAGCGCCTGTTTCGGTTTCCCAGAGAGCATCTGGAGGACCTGTGTCTCAGACTGCAAGAGGAAAACAGTGTGCTAGGACAACACACTCGTACACAGGAGCAAAGGCTACGCAG GATGTCCACCAGACTGATTCGTCTCCGTCAGGCCCGTCCTGGGTCCAGTGCTGTGAAGGAGAGGGACATGGAGGAGACCATACAGGAGCTGGAAGCCCGCGTGGCTATGCTGGAGAGCCAGAAAGCAGTGCTGCAGAACAAGCTGAGCCTGGCTAAGCAGCACATTATGGACATTGGGGGACGCACGCCATACAAGTTCAGTAAAG GTAAAAGTATGGAAGTGGAGGGCGGAGTCAGGAGGGCTGCCCAGACTGCCCCGCCCCGCTACGGACCCACGCTGGAAGACACCagggcagagatggagagatt CAGGTCCAGTGTGACAGAGCAGGTGAGGGCTGCAGAGCTGGAGCTGACTGCCCAGGTGCTCAGAGACAcgctgagagagaaagagaaagagatagagggaactgtgagagacataaggAAGCAACAGGCTGACAGACACAG AATAACTATTAGCGAGAACGTGGATCAGATCCGTCTACAAAAGCAGCTTTCAGACAAGAGCACTGCCCTGAGAGTCACCCAGGAGAAGTTCAACACCCTGCAAGAG GCATATGAGAATCAGCTGGAGGAG AGTCAGAGATCACTGAGGGAAAGTCAGGGAGCTCTGCTGGAGAAAGTGGAGGAGCTGACTGAACAGCTGAAgcatgagagacagagagcactGGCACTGGAGGGACAACTTACCACCTCTACCCTGTCTCTACAGACCCTGGACAGG CTACAGGAGCGGATATTAGAcctggagggagagagggatctAATAAAAGAAAACTATGACACTCTGCTAGAGAG TACTTTATCTGTGCAAAGCAAGTACGAAGGCAATGGTGAACAACATACAGAAGCGAATCAGAGGAGGGAGGAACAGGTAGAAAACATCAGCGGGACGGACATCCAGAGACTGGAGGAAATGCTGCAagcagagaggggggagagaggcaggctggagctggagctggagaaACTGAGACGAGAGAAGGAGATGTTAGAGGAGAAGTGGGAGCAAGAAAGAG CGTTTTCTGTGACGAGAGACAGACGAGAGCATCTGGAACAGGAGGTTCTCCAGTACAAAGAGCAGGTTTCTGCTCTGCAGGACAGACTGGACTCTGTCACCAAG GAGTTTGACATGAGTGTTGAGGATCTCAGTGAAACTCTTATACAGATCAAG GCATTTAGGATGCAGCAGGAGAGCAGGACGAAGCTGCATTTCCTCTGGGCTAATGAGAAGGTGGAGGATTCGCCCCATGTGCTGGCAAACATCCAGGCATCGCATGCTGAGACTGTGCTGGAACTACAGAAAACCAGAAACCTTCTACTGCTGGAGCACCGTATCAGTAAAGAcctgcag GAAGAGTTGAACACAGTCAACCAgaagatagacagagagagggaggagagcaggAGGAGAATGGCAGAAAAAGACAAACTTTTATCAAAAAGAGCTCTTCAGATCAACGCTTTACAAG CTCAATTAAAAGAGTTAGCATACAGCCCCAGGAACTACAAACGGACCATACCAATACAGTACACCTGGCCAGCTGGAGACCAGGAAGTGGTACAGTCCATTGAGGACGACCTGCCTTTCTCTCAGCTGAGGACTGGGGAGTCACTGTTGGAGATCCACCTTAAG GCGGCCACCTTCACCCCAGCAGGGCTTCGTACTATGGGCAGCATCTGTCATGAAGACACTGTGACCTTCTGCACCTACAGCCTCTTGGACTTTGAGGTGCACTCCACCCCTCTGGTGTCAGGCAGTCAGCCCAACTACGGCTTCACGTCCCGCTACGCTCTAACAGCCAGAGACCTGGGCAGGCTGGGAGGCCAGGGGTCAAGGGTCAGAGTGGAGCTCCACCAGGCGATGGGAGGGGTCAAGTTTGTGACGCATGGAAGTGGGCAGATGTCCCTCATGGGTGCTATGGAAAGGAGAGGGGAGCGTGTCAGTGGACATATCAATATCACAG GCGCCGAGGGTGAACATGTTGGTGTTGTGGATTTCTGGGTGCGCCTGTTTCATGCTGCAGAGCCGCTAGACACTGTGGCAGAGAGAGGAGCTGACAGGAGAACAGCGACATGGAGGAGTCCTGTGCAGATCTCTCTTGGCTGGCAAGATGCTGGTCAGGAG GAGTTACATGACTACGGTGGGGGGATCCCCAATGAGTTGGTGGTTATGTTGGAACGCTGTGTGGGCCTTAATGCTCGCTGGCCTGGACTTCTTCCTGACGCCTACCTGACATACAGGTTCTACGACCTGCCGCCTCATGTCTCTCCAACAGTCCAGTCCAGCGCTGACCCCGTGTTCAGTGATATCACCAGCTACCCACTTGCAGTAACAGCTGATGTGTTGCACTACCTGAG GTCCAGCAGTTTGTGGGTGTATGTGTTTGATGACAGCGATGACCAGATACCGCCAGCCTATCTGGCCAAGACCCCCATCCCACTGCAAGCCCTGGCTACAGGCAGAGAGATCAGAg GTGACTATGTTCTCAGGGATCCAGCTGGTGGACCTCGGGGCATGGCTAGGGTCTGGATAAAATGGAAGTACCCCTTCCAACCATCAGTGGACACTGTGCTGGGAGGACAGGGAAGACAGGACAGAGCAATGGCAAGCactgagagggaggagaggaggagagaggagcctGAAGCATCACAGAGGCCTATAGCCAAACCCAGAGTGAAG ACTCAGCTATTTGAGCCAAGAGAAACCAAAGCAGTGCAGAAAGAGACTTTG CCTCGGCCTCCACCTGTGAAACAGAACAGATCACAGAACATACGACCAGAGCAACCCACCTCCGTGAAACCGCTGGTCACAGACAGGAAGAGATCCACCAAGAGGTCACCTGACCTTTACCACGACACAGCACATCTGACGCTCAAGCCAAGACTGACCACACACTCTCATTTGCCAACAAGAAA CTCTTCACCCAGCACATCATCGAGGCGAAGCTCTGCCAGCAGTGCCAGGACTCAG GACCTTCCCTCTGTGGGTCAGGTGTcaatggaggaagaggaagaggaggaggaggaggaggaggaggagaggagtgagAGTG CTGCAGCAGGAGACAGTGAAGCCCCAGAGTCTTCAGAGTCAAGTTCCTCACAAAGCGACATTATTATCATGCCACCAAAACGGAAAATGAGGAAG GGAGACAAGCTGAGAGTCGAGATTATGTCCCTGATGTTTGAACCGTCCTCACACGTGGCGCTGGACAAATCAGTGCAGCGTGTTTATGTGGAATACCGGCTGCTGGGTGTCCCCATGGAGACGACAGAAACGCCCATGTCTCTCCGCAAACCCACAAATGGGGAGGAGATTCACTACAACTTCACACGAG tgATTTATGTGGATGGTTCACAGTCAGCTCCACTCAGACAATATCTTTACACCATGTTAGAGGGCAGGGACCCCAACCAGGGCAG GTTAAAGTTCACAGTAGTCAGTGAGCCGATGGACGATGAGGAGGAGTGTGTGGACGTTGGACATGCTTTTCTGGACCTACAAGAACTTCTCCTCACTGGAAATGACGTCAGCGACCAACAAATTGATG TGGTGAGTGTAGATGAAGACAAAGAGGTGATAGGCAATCTCAAAGTGTCTCTGGAAGCAGCGAAAGCTCTGACCGGGATATACCAGGAGTTTCACCAGAAGAGAGAGACCAAGAAAGAAGATGATACAGAtgcggaggaagaggaagagaaagaagaagaggagcaagagggagagaagaaaaaagatgaaatagTGATAGAGTACGAGGATGATAGTGACTTCTGA